The genomic stretch ATTCAGGGTCCACCGTGATGCTGCCCGACCATGGCAAGGAAGGCGAAGCAGGTATGACCAAAGCGAAAGCCCGCCAGCGGGCCAAGGCCAAAGCGGCGCAGAAAGCCAAGAAGCGCGAGGCCAACGCCGAACAGCCCGAGCAGCAACCTCGATCGGGCCAGTTCGATCCGGGATCGTTTTTGCAAAAAGGCCCGGGCATGAATGCCAACATCAAGAACTTCGGCGCTGCCAGACGCGGCGCCTCGCGGTCGAGATAGGCCGTGCCCCACCGCCGACCAGGGGGCCGCCGCGCTCCGCCACCAGCTTGATAGGCCCTCGGCCGGAGAAGGCCAATATGGCGACGAAATCGGCGGCTCCGTGAGAGGGGCAATCAGGGGAGCAAGCAGCCATGGCAACGAGCGCAGGTCTGGACGCGCTATCCGCCCAGATCGATCCGCCCACCCTGGTCGACGTGCTCGACCGCGCGGCCGAGCTTTCGCCTGAAACCACGGCCGTGATCTGTGGCGCCGAGCGTATCGACTATCGCCAGTACCGCCACGGCGCGGCGGTTTTCGCCCACGACCTGATCGGCCTGGGCGTCCGCGGCGAGCGTGTCGTGGTGCTGATGGCCAATTCCATCGAGATGTCGATGGTGATCCATGCCATCTGGGCCGCCGGTGCCGCCTGCGTGCTGCTCAACCCGCTCTATAGCGAACGCGAACTGGTGCCGCTGATCAAGGATGCCGGCCCCGCCGCCATCCTCTGCGATGCGGCGCAAGTAGAGAAGTTCGCGGCCATCGCCGAGGCCGCCGGCGTGGCCACCGTGGTGCCGTTGGGCCTCGGCGGCACCGCCTACGGCGACTGGCTGTCGCGCCCCGAGGTGGCGCTGCCCGAGCCCCGGCCCCGGCCCGGCGATCTCTGCTCGCTGCAATACACCGGCGGCACCACCGGCCTGCCCAAGGGCGCCCGGCACATCCACCAGGAACTCATGCACACGGTGCGGCTGACCCAATGGGCCTGGCCCACGGTGGCCGACAAGGACGTCTGGTGCGACGTGGCTCCCCAGTTCCACATCTGGGGGCTCTGTATGACCGCCATGACGCCGGTCTACGCCCGCGCCACGGTGGTGCTGATGCAGCGCTACGACCCGGGCGAGGTCTTGGCCGCCTTCGCCGCGCACCGTGTGACGGTCTTCGCTGGCGGGCCGGCCGCCATCTTCCACGGCCTGATGGCGCACCCGGATTTCAAGACCACCGACTATTCCAGCCTGCGCATCTGCGCCGGCGGCGGCTCGCCGCTGCCGCTGGCCATGGTCGAGGCCTGGCAAGCCGTGACCGGCAACACCATCCTCGAGGGCTACGGCATGTCGGAAGGGGCGCCGATCGCGCTTAATCTGTCCGATGGCTCGAACCGTGTCGGCACTTGCGGCCCGGTGGGCCCCGGCGTCGAGATCGAGGCCGTCGACGTGGAAACCGGCACCCGGGTGCTACCGGCCGGCGAGGACGGCGAGCTTCGGGTGCGGGGCCCACAGATGATGACGGAGTACTGGCAGCGGCCCGAGGAGAGCGCCGCCACGGTGCGCGACGGTTTCATCCACAGCGGCGACGTCGGCCACCTCGACGAGGATGGCTTTGTCGTCATCGTCGACCGCAAGAAGGACATGGCCATCGTCAACGGCTTTAACGTCTTCCCGCGCGAGATCGACGAGCTGCTGTTCAGCCACCCCGACGTGCATGAGGCCGCCGCCCTGGGCGTGCCCGACGCCAAGGCCGGCGAGACCATCCACGCCTACCTGGTGGCTAAGCCCGGGGCGGTGTTGGAGCCGGCTTTTGTGGCCACCTTTTGCGCCGAGCGGCTGGCGCCCTACAAGGTGCCGACGCAAATCTTCGTGGTCGACGAACTGCCCAAGACGCCGGC from Alphaproteobacteria bacterium encodes the following:
- a CDS encoding AMP-binding protein, whose product is MATSAGLDALSAQIDPPTLVDVLDRAAELSPETTAVICGAERIDYRQYRHGAAVFAHDLIGLGVRGERVVVLMANSIEMSMVIHAIWAAGAACVLLNPLYSERELVPLIKDAGPAAILCDAAQVEKFAAIAEAAGVATVVPLGLGGTAYGDWLSRPEVALPEPRPRPGDLCSLQYTGGTTGLPKGARHIHQELMHTVRLTQWAWPTVADKDVWCDVAPQFHIWGLCMTAMTPVYARATVVLMQRYDPGEVLAAFAAHRVTVFAGGPAAIFHGLMAHPDFKTTDYSSLRICAGGGSPLPLAMVEAWQAVTGNTILEGYGMSEGAPIALNLSDGSNRVGTCGPVGPGVEIEAVDVETGTRVLPAGEDGELRVRGPQMMTEYWQRPEESAATVRDGFIHSGDVGHLDEDGFVVIVDRKKDMAIVNGFNVFPREIDELLFSHPDVHEAAALGVPDAKAGETIHAYLVAKPGAVLEPAFVATFCAERLAPYKVPTQIFVVDELPKTPAAKTDKMALRQRSKAAGAESSADPG